In the Glycine max cultivar Williams 82 chromosome 6, Glycine_max_v4.0, whole genome shotgun sequence genome, CCTTCCCTTCTTCCCATGCCCCTGCATGCTTTCTTTGATTGAATTGAACCAGTCTTAGTCCACGCCCGCCACCCACCTCATTATTTCAATTTTCCCCTCTCttactcattcttttctctcttcccttattcATCACtcttccaaaataaaattaaaaaaaaaacccacctTTTTAGTTTTCTCTCATAGTCTCATCTCATCACGACAAACAACAATCTAATCTATGCAACCCCAAAGAAACCCAAttcaatagaaaaagaaaacaaaaaatcagaTGAGCCAGTGGATACACGTGGCGGTGGCAGCATCCGCCGTGGGATGCGTCTCGACCCTTTTGTTGGTCTTTCTCTGGCGTTGGTGCCATAAAAGAAATCATCGCAGAAATTTCGTTGAGCCGGCTAGTTTGACCAGAGTGGAGAGTGTCCAGGGAGGGATTTCTGTTTCCAGgcttcatcaacaacaacaaccttttCAATTGGATCAGggaaacaagaacaacaacaaggGCAATTACAATTACTATGTTTTTCGCGGTGGTGGCGTGTCGGGGAAAAGAAGTTTGTTCAATTGGGGTGATCATCCATCTATGGCCGCTGATGCTGTTGAAAATGGATGGTCACGATTTGCTTTCACAGGGTACAAGAGTTACACGCCATCTCCTTCGAAAAGATCAGCACTTTTAGGAGTTTGCGCTGCACCTGGTGGAGGAAGTGATTTTGGAAGAGAATCAGAGGTTGAGATAAGCTGGGAAGTGGCCCGTGGATCTGCTGAGTTTATGCAGAAGGTGAGGTTGAATCCCGGGATCAAAAAATCTCATCatcacaacaacaataacaacgcTTTTTCTCTGAGTGTTGCTTCTATCATTAGAGGGGCTTTGCCTTTGCCTGGTCCTCCTTTGGGGAACTGTGCGTTCCCACAAGAGGCATATTTTGAGATTACCATTTTGTACTCACGTGGGGATGAGTATGAGTTTGTTGGGAAGAGTGTGGAAGGTGAAAAGACCAAGCTTTTGGTTCAAGGTAACTCCAATGTTAAAGGGAATTCGGAGGCTTTGGTTCATGTTACTAGTGGCAATGGTAGTAATAAAATCAACAATGTTGAAGGAGAAGGTGGGAAGGGTGAATCTGTGATGTTCTCTTTTGGGTTAACTGCTGGGGGTTCTGTTCCTTTGAGAGTTCCAGGTAGCTACACTGGGAGCATTGGCTTCAACTCCAACGGTTCTCTCTATCTTGATGgtaactactaatattaaatcaTTTACCTGCCATTAGCTTCCTGCTTCACCTTCATTTGTTTGCTTCCATTTGACTGAATTAGGTAGAGTTTTGTGGACCAAAGTAGGTATAATTGTATAAACAACAATTAAcaactatgattttttttttctttgttatttaGTTTTTGTCTATTgcgattttaaaaaagaattgaatGGAATGACACATGAGACTCGTACTTACAtgtctttgatttttattttcaaaatgcaatTAAACAAGGTTGTTTAGACAACAATTGTGAGGTGGTGTAAGTGTAAAACATATtccatttcttttgagagaCAAGTTGAACAAgatgaaaacagaaaaagaatacGTGAAAACATCTTTCCGCTGTTTCTGGTTTTTAGCTTTTGAAAGACTTgttttggaaataattttcaaaacttaataAATTTTGGATGATAAATTGATTAACAAGTAATgtgaaactattttaaaaaataaattgagatgCGAAACAAACATGGCATATATTTCTGTTATATTGTTTTGGTATCTTTCGAGACATCTAAGTTTGAAAATTGTTACAGGAATGAAACTTGTAAGCGAATCAGAGAAGGCAGAATGGGTAGGAACCGATAGAGTGATTGGTTGTGGATTTGATCCTAGGCAGAAGAAGGTTTTCTTCACATTAGACTCAGAGCTAATGCATGTCATTCACTGTCAGACAGAGGAATTTGGTACACCACTCTTTCCAATCTTGGCTGCAAACATAGACATTCTGGTGTTAGTTAATTTTGGACAAAGTGCATTTAAATATGCACCTGCAAATGCCCAGAGAACACCAAATCCATGCTTCATAGCCCCACTTGTAAATTCCCCTGCTGCTACCATAGGCTATGATGACAGCAAGGAGCTATTCTCAATTGGAAGGATTGATTCTCAGTGGCTCAATCGGTCCACAACCAAAGGAAGCCACAACAATgggaacaataataataacaataacaacaataatcgAACATTGGATTTTGATGAGGAGTCTGAGGCTGATCTATTTGAAATCGTCTTAGATGGTTCTGGAAAATCGCCAAACACAGCATCATAGCTTACAGCAAAGAGTGCACATTGGTAAAAcatcatctatatatatttgCTTGTCCTAATGGGACATGGCTTTGCTGCACATACATGGGTTTCATTTGGAAGAATGTTTAACGTGTGTATCTCGCCATCGGTTAATGCTGTACGAATGAATACACAGAACACACACAGAAAGAGATTCATATACATGACACACTACTTTACCTATCATCACCAATTGTGGAGGCTTAACATTGACTAACCAGTCAAATACAGTTTGTCTTTCGTTATCTACTCTATTATTTTTTGCAAGCGGCcaggaatttaattttttcttttggaagagAATATAATCACCCCCCTCTGTAAATTTGTATCCtcgtatatattaataaaaatgtttcaGGTTTCAACTGCCTGTGAAAAATGACATTCTCTTTCATGCTTCATGTGAAAAAGCTTATTAAAATCGgcatcaacaaataaaaaaaggaattcGATGAGTGTGATTAAATAGCCAACCACACGTTGAAGTTGCAGGAAgaattttgattcaattttatCATAAGACGTTCTTTGGATAAACAAAGAGCTTTATATGTgtgacttttgatttttttttttatgtaaagttAAAAGAGCTCTTAAAATAATCTctatttaaaaaacttttatatttagtTCTCAAAAACTTTTGTAGCTTGTATTGAGAATTAGTTCTTATAATTGGTTTAAAGAATTGACTTGTAAAAATATCTTAAGAGTTCAATTGAAAAGTTAGCAttcttaattactatttttaaaaaataaaaagaaagagaaatgaagcatcatatataaattaatatttattataaaataatttattttctttgtcttctattttttttactttcaaaggAATGAGTGAAACTTTGAATTTAGAACCGTTAGATGTTAAATTTTGTCTTAATCTagtcatataaatatttttctttcaatgtaATCTTCTCTTAATAAATAAACATGTACGCCTTCTTATCATAGTCATCTAACTTAATAATTGTAATGTTAAATTCTTTCTTTCAAATCCGTTGTCTCACCTGACATATACTagtatttttgtgtgtgtgtgtgtgtgggtcaTTAATATCGTTAGCTGAGTCTTAATTGGTAATTGTAGTTTTCAAAACATTGTCatttcaaacaaacaaaagaataaaCTGAAACTTCAGATTAAtatagaatataaaattaataattttgcacaaagaagactttttttttttaagaaaaagcaCAAAGAAGAATTTAGGAATCCCTTTTTCTCATTCTTCTGCTGGTAGAAATGTGGAGGTCATCGACGTTTGTGGCTATGGCTTTTGTTTGGTTAAACATTGAAGGGAAACTGAGGAAACATGGCGTTGCAAAAGGTAAGGATATTCATAATTATAGTTTGTTCCtcaaaaagtaataatttttaatttgatataataaaaaagtaatactccctaatcttaaatataagaaataaaaccaTGACATAGTTGGTTaactatattaattttaattaatattaaaatgtaggctgtaatttatatgtttgataatatattaatattaatgtaacttaaactcaaaaactaataattaagatttgggaaactaaatttaaaacaaaattttactgtataaattaatataaatatgctaatataaaaataataaaacaaaagtttattattataattataatatttttttaagttaagaaAGTCTAATTTAATTGGTTGAGAAATAATGTATGAGTTATTATAGAATTatgtgatattattttttattcccactcataaaaaaataatatttttgtgagaTAATTTATATCTTTCACGGATAATTGATTGCATTCacatttttacttttcaaattattttgaaagtatttttaagaaaaaagaattcccttatgtaccaaaaaaaaaaaggaaaataattctTCTATGTGTTCATTTCATTTGTAAGATTTGACCTTCCACATGGACCACAACAAACAATCGAAAACGAAAAACGTGGTACAGTTTGAACGACAAATTCTTAAGTGAATTAATGAGATCTATCTTGTACAACCAacctaaataaattttattaatctccCTATTCAAACATTTGTTCCATTCTCCTCCCAATTTGGCAGGATGCTGTTGGAATCGATTTTCTTCTTGAGTTTTGTAATTAGTTTTAGGGTTTGACTCCTCCGGTGGCCACCATTATCTTTAATGGCCACCTAATAAGAATTTCATCTGTTCTGCTTTTGCCTTGGGGTGTTGGCAACTGGGAATTTAACAACCTATAAATTAAGCATATCaatgtacccaaaaaaaatcaacatataataaCGTGTCAAACTGCCAATCCTTAGTTTAAATTCGTCAAAGGTCagaataatgttttttactttCTGAGTGGTCAGAAACAGAATAATAAAaccacttaaattttttttggacgatCGAAACCACTTACCTAGTTGATGCTTGTGTCACCTAGCTTTAAGAAGAGCAATTTTAACCGTGGCTTCTCTCTCGTTATtaattttcccaaaaaaaaaaaagataaataatcatttttatttctaaatgtgTAATTTACTGACCAATAAGTCTTTAAaatgtgaaaatataaaatttaattttcgaaattataaaaaatgacaaatatatCTAGTCATTAACTTCCGTTCTTCAcggttaataaaataaaataatatacgtgacaattattataattttttaaaaaattgtaataattagtcacaatttaCTATTAAGGGATAtatttgtaacattttttacacttttagggattaaattttatattttcatcttttcggAATGTATTTGTCAACAAAGTATAAagacgaaaagtcaaaaaaatattatatgataaatatgtttatatgtCGACATTTAAAGATAACTATGCTGACATTTTAGGGACAATTTCATCTCTCTGcgacttaatatatttatcacactttttacaagaattaaatttatcaGCGAATTAGCCATTCTGGAACAAAACtagctatttaccaaaaaaatatttaggaatctttttatttttatttctttttaatatgcACCGTTATTTGTAAAAGGTTCTATATATGTGGttgttttttttcaacaatcgAGGGAAGAATTCCTGTTAATGGTGTTCTTAAGGTATTCGTGTGCAGTGTCATCCACATTAGAGGGTTCAAATTAAACTTGTGTTGCCTTATTAATCTTGGTCTGGTttcaatttacttttaataaaattaggtTTTAGAAAATAGTGACGGAAACTCCAAATTAAGGGCATCTCTCCATCACACAACTTCTACAGTTCAAGCTTATATTGTACCCGTGAAGAACTGATtatagaaaaagatgaaaaaattacTAAAGAAACCAATCCTTAATTTCCACACTTGTGGATGGTTCCATACTTGGTGTTCTATACTAGCACTTCGAGTACAAAATCCTCCTTCTGTAGCTAATGCATGTTCCATAGTGGCACTGTGGCAGTTATAATATCTAACTTCTCAACCTGAAGTAAATTAATAACCATAAATGACAAATATAATAGCAACACAATTCAAAAAATATGCACACTCGAATCCATTCGAGTGTGTGAACATGCACGTCCATGCAGACATAAAATTTTAGCACATACAGGAACTCCATAATATTCTGAGACCTTTTAATTTCCAGAATTTCCAAAGCACAACAACTGAGTTCCTCTCATCAAGCAAAACACGAAAACGGTATTAATTTATCTTTCAATCTAATAACCTCATCTAATGATGCTATCTGACCAGATTAACTctgaaaaacagaagaaataaattttatatagtttttatatttgactaattaagattattaagttaaaaataataaatacttttaccTTTGTAACACGTGCGCATACCAATCTTTTTTGTCAAACATTGGAATGGGCTGGGTTGTAATACTCACAGACGAAGGAAATGCTCAGTCAAGCAGAAAGCGGATTAAACTAATTATGCAAAAAAACTAGAAGGCATTTTTTGAgtaattgcttcctgcaccccaTTGAAAACTTTAAAGAAAGTAAATGGACAAATATGCCCTTCATTATCTATTACACTCACCAAACACCCTTTGCCTGCGCCTAATCCTAGTAACTCCTTCCCTTTCCCTTCTGCCTCGACCTTGTACCCATTCCTGTTTCCTTGTGCCGCTACAGCTTCCAACTAGGTtcttatgaaataatttataagtgGTTTAACCTATGAAGAACTGCTTGAATCCCCGGTGTAATTAGCTTCCCCGCAATATATATAGCCTACCACTTAAGGTACACTACATTCTGTGAATATGTGCAACTCTTGAAGTCATGGAAAAATTTGAAGTTAAAATAAGACAATCATATAACACTGCCACTTCGATTTTCTCATTGAAGACTTGTCGAGATTTCTGTTATACGCCGACACAATCAAGCAACTTTAATGCCTTATCATTGGTAGACTTGAAATAAAAAGATGCAAGAATCTAATTTTGGATTACCAAATCCGTAACAATTCTAATAAGGTTCTTGAGAAATCTAGAAATCGAAACGTACGCATTCTAGATTGCTCAATATGAAATCTTGTAATTTCTAATGATCGGTAAACCGCGGtacttatcaaaatttaaagttaacaCACATAAGAATGGACGTGACCGAAATGGActcttgaattttgattttatatgtCGATTTTGAGAGGTATTTTTATTAAGAGAACAAGGaaaaaacctgcaaaacaaatgaTTCTGACATCCAAATAAACATATGAgcgaaagagaaagagaggcaCCGTCTTGTTCCTCGTGTGTCGATGTGTGATGGATGTGTTGAGAGGTTTGATGAAGCGTAGTTGCAGATTATAGAGATTATTATAACTTTGCAGATAATTTTTAGTACAACTCGCaaaattgtttcatttatttaactGAAAACCAACACACTTTTAAGATCTGAAAAGGATCCAGAATTCAAATGCAAAACTCAATCACTCTCTTCCTCCGAattcaaaaaaatgaaacttttttatcacaaaataaaagaagttagttTTAATTAGTAATATACCCATTTTAACTAAGAATTTTACCCATCTCACAAAATAAAACAGAACTTTTAATTAGTCtaaattcacaaaattaaacTTGCTGCTTTATCCTTCTACACTAACTTGGAAACCCATAAATTGAAATGCAAATTTTTTcctcaaaacaaagaaagcttTTTTGGATCATACCCATAAGAGGTATAAACTAGAGAACCCAAGAAGCTTCTCCACAgaattgaaagccataagagAGATGGAATTTGAAATAAGGGGTTAGGATATGGAATATTGGATAAGTTCTAACTTAATTCGTCAATAATATCTTCCTATTATTATGCAACATTGGATAAACTTTAACTTAATCGGTTAATAATATCTTTCTATTATTATGCATTGATAAATtgttaacaataaataattattattgtttctcagttttaattattataattatcatttattattcatttgtaATCTCCATCTATAAGGAGTATTCCTTCATTGAATAAATTAGATTCATTCATCACCGTGAAGCATTTCGAATCCTGACATCCTGTCGTCCGTCGGAACCGCGGAGAAGTTCGGAAGATGAAGAAGTATCAAGATGCATTCTTTAATATAGACTTCTGTGGAAGCGTTTTAGGCGAAGTTCCAAGACACTTCGCTAAATTACCCATATCTAGGACAAGTTTCTGCCATTTGGTTGATTGTTCTTTGTTTATTTGATATGTCGTTGAGAGTGAACCTTGGGTTATTTTGAAGATTTGTAGCTGTTGTTAACTTggaatatttttacttttaagccTTGAGGAGGGTTTTTTTCCCCTCAAGATTTCACGAGGTGATGGGAAGTAGAAATTTGTCAAGGAGCCTTTGGTTCAGAGAGAGTGGGAACCCACCATTGGTTCTATGAATTTGCCCAGGAGGTAGTAGGATGCGAACAAtgattgtaagaaaaaaaatcaattttgtctgaTGTTTGAATTTAGGAAAGTAAtagatcataaaaaaaataatcagttCCTGGCAATCTCAACGGCCgtaaattgtttaatattttttaaaagatttactAAGTATTTTATGGGAATTTTTACCTGTCAAAAAATTAACtcctacaaaatatattaaaataataataaaatcatcgtTACATCATCACTCAACAA is a window encoding:
- the LOC100785312 gene encoding uncharacterized protein translates to MSQWIHVAVAASAVGCVSTLLLVFLWRWCHKRNHRRNFVEPASLTRVESVQGGISVSRLHQQQQPFQLDQGNKNNNKGNYNYYVFRGGGVSGKRSLFNWGDHPSMAADAVENGWSRFAFTGYKSYTPSPSKRSALLGVCAAPGGGSDFGRESEVEISWEVARGSAEFMQKVRLNPGIKKSHHHNNNNNAFSLSVASIIRGALPLPGPPLGNCAFPQEAYFEITILYSRGDEYEFVGKSVEGEKTKLLVQGNSNVKGNSEALVHVTSGNGSNKINNVEGEGGKGESVMFSFGLTAGGSVPLRVPGSYTGSIGFNSNGSLYLDGMKLVSESEKAEWVGTDRVIGCGFDPRQKKVFFTLDSELMHVIHCQTEEFGTPLFPILAANIDILVLVNFGQSAFKYAPANAQRTPNPCFIAPLVNSPAATIGYDDSKELFSIGRIDSQWLNRSTTKGSHNNGNNNNNNNNNNRTLDFDEESEADLFEIVLDGSGKSPNTAS